The following are from one region of the Planctomycetota bacterium genome:
- a CDS encoding radical SAM protein — protein MSETVYGLCENCKERAPASHLVRDGRVYIRKVCPKCGPSERLVSTDAATWQAKRDLWHYDPEAVGPCAINCLECAHAHHPRMVFLDVTNRCNMNCPICINNTPSMGFLFEPPLEYFDKVLAGLAALDPKPTIQLFGGEPTVRKDLFEIIDLCRKHGLRVRIVTNGLKLADEEYCRKLCATKVPVLIAFDGRDPAIYDRLRKNPGAAAKKLKALENLRKYSTRKNTLMTCVARHINDAHMGDLIRFAHDGRDYITALHLIPLTETWKEGEFETDVHTTIEDVEHIIGEALPDERVEFVPAGLGYKLDTFTRFFTPTRLTFGGVHPNCESMTLLLSDGERYHALSHYLKLPLHEVAEQIVTLAERLGPDLERLDTSRFWPRLRGQLRVVRALWRPARQALDFRRIFKGRPFFTVLRILGSLALGRRPKEVLRRHTRIQDALRMIVLPFEEYHSIDGARLQNCTAGFAFEDPDTGDVRTIPVCSFSLYKTDIQRKLAAKYAAASARNETAAANV, from the coding sequence GTGTCAGAGACTGTCTATGGACTCTGTGAGAACTGCAAGGAGCGCGCTCCGGCCAGCCACCTCGTGCGCGACGGCAGGGTCTACATCCGCAAGGTCTGCCCGAAGTGCGGCCCGTCCGAGCGCCTCGTGAGCACCGACGCCGCCACCTGGCAGGCCAAGCGCGACCTCTGGCACTACGACCCCGAGGCCGTGGGCCCCTGCGCCATCAACTGCCTCGAGTGCGCTCACGCCCACCACCCGCGCATGGTCTTCCTCGACGTCACGAACCGCTGCAACATGAACTGCCCCATCTGCATCAACAACACCCCCAGCATGGGCTTCCTCTTCGAGCCGCCCCTGGAGTACTTCGACAAGGTGCTCGCCGGCCTCGCCGCCCTGGACCCAAAGCCCACCATCCAGCTCTTCGGCGGCGAGCCCACCGTGCGCAAGGACCTCTTCGAGATCATTGACCTGTGCCGCAAGCACGGCCTGCGCGTGCGCATCGTCACCAACGGCCTCAAGCTGGCCGACGAGGAGTACTGCCGGAAGCTCTGCGCGACCAAGGTGCCCGTGCTCATCGCCTTCGACGGCCGCGACCCCGCCATCTACGACCGCCTGCGCAAGAACCCCGGCGCCGCCGCGAAGAAGCTCAAGGCCCTCGAAAACCTCCGCAAGTACAGCACCCGCAAGAACACCCTCATGACCTGCGTCGCCCGCCACATCAACGACGCGCACATGGGCGACCTCATCCGCTTCGCCCACGACGGCCGCGACTACATCACCGCCCTCCACCTCATCCCCCTCACCGAGACCTGGAAAGAGGGCGAGTTCGAGACCGACGTCCACACCACCATCGAGGACGTCGAGCACATCATCGGCGAGGCCCTGCCCGACGAGCGGGTGGAGTTCGTGCCCGCCGGCCTCGGCTACAAGCTCGACACCTTCACCCGCTTCTTCACCCCCACCCGCCTCACCTTCGGCGGCGTGCACCCCAACTGCGAGTCCATGACGCTGCTCCTTTCGGACGGCGAGCGCTATCACGCCCTGAGCCACTACCTCAAGCTGCCCCTCCACGAGGTGGCCGAGCAGATCGTCACCCTCGCCGAGCGGCTGGGGCCGGACCTCGAGCGTCTGGATACCAGCCGCTTCTGGCCTCGGCTGCGCGGCCAACTCCGCGTGGTGCGCGCCCTGTGGCGGCCCGCGCGCCAGGCGCTCGACTTCCGCCGCATCTTCAAGGGCCGCCCCTTCTTCACCGTGCTGCGCATCCTCGGCAGCCTCGCCCTCGGGCGGAGGCCCAAGGAGGTGTTGCGCCGCCACACGCGCATCCAGGATGCCCTGCGCATGATCGTGCTGCCGTTCGAGGAGTACCACTCGATTGACGGCGCGCGCCTCCAGAACTGCACCGCGGGCTTCGCCTTCGAGGACCCCGACACGGGCGACGTGCGCACGATCCCTGTCTGCTCGTTCTCGCTCTACAAGACCGACATCCAGCGCAAGCTGGCCGCCAAGTACGCCGCGGCCTCGGCGCGTAATGAAACCGCCGCGGCGAACGTCTGA
- a CDS encoding aminotransferase class V-fold PLP-dependent enzyme, protein MAFQDEVADLCQACCDLAEGITISTVRKRVIGVERKVPLHDGRQITYVNFDNAATTPPLESVLTCSRMFLEWYGSVHRGSGLKAQISTHAFERCREVVAGFIGADLGYHTVIFTQNATHALNKLAMHLAPSPGQVILTTMMEHHSNMLPWRKLGCEVHHVRVHRDTGRLDLADFEDHLRRYAGRLAVVAVTGASNVTGILPPIRRIARLAHEAGARVVVDATQLIPHRTFRMGAPDDPERIDFIAFSGHKMYAPFGAGVLAGPKAAFEEHEPDYVGGGTVHAVTMDEVMWAPLPEKEEAGTPNVLGCLAIGCAIKVLETIGMDNVAEHERELTRRALDKLQRLDGLTLYGLKDPRVGEDRLGVITMNAANLCHGKLAAILGHEWGLGVRNGCFCAQPYVRELLGISDAEMHSIVARLTAGDHATVPGMVRFSFGVYNTADEVDYAVEALRAVLADGPKARYVLDPQHMEYVPETPSVSIRDVMPI, encoded by the coding sequence GTGGCCTTCCAGGATGAAGTGGCCGACCTGTGCCAGGCCTGCTGCGACCTCGCCGAGGGCATCACCATCTCCACCGTGCGCAAGCGCGTCATCGGCGTCGAGCGCAAGGTGCCCCTCCACGACGGCCGCCAGATCACCTACGTCAACTTCGACAACGCGGCCACCACCCCGCCCCTCGAGTCGGTGCTCACCTGCTCGCGCATGTTCCTCGAATGGTACGGCAGCGTGCACCGCGGCAGCGGCCTCAAGGCCCAGATCTCCACCCACGCCTTCGAGCGCTGCCGCGAGGTGGTCGCCGGCTTCATCGGCGCCGACCTCGGCTACCACACCGTCATCTTCACCCAGAACGCCACCCACGCCCTCAACAAGCTGGCCATGCACCTGGCCCCCTCGCCCGGCCAGGTGATCCTCACCACGATGATGGAGCATCACTCCAACATGCTCCCCTGGCGCAAGCTCGGCTGCGAGGTGCACCACGTGCGCGTGCACCGCGACACCGGGCGGCTGGACCTGGCCGACTTCGAGGACCACCTGCGGCGCTACGCGGGGCGGCTGGCCGTGGTGGCCGTCACCGGCGCCTCCAACGTCACCGGCATCCTGCCGCCCATCCGCCGCATCGCCCGCCTCGCCCACGAGGCCGGCGCCCGGGTGGTGGTGGACGCCACGCAGCTCATCCCCCACCGCACCTTCCGCATGGGCGCGCCCGACGACCCCGAGCGCATTGACTTCATCGCCTTCAGCGGCCACAAGATGTACGCCCCCTTCGGCGCCGGCGTGCTCGCCGGCCCCAAGGCCGCCTTCGAGGAGCACGAGCCCGACTACGTGGGCGGAGGCACCGTGCACGCCGTGACCATGGACGAGGTGATGTGGGCCCCCCTGCCCGAGAAAGAAGAGGCCGGCACCCCCAATGTCCTCGGCTGCCTCGCCATCGGCTGCGCCATCAAGGTGCTCGAGACGATCGGCATGGACAACGTGGCCGAGCACGAGCGCGAGCTCACCCGCCGCGCGCTCGACAAGCTTCAGCGCCTCGACGGCCTCACGCTCTATGGGCTGAAGGACCCGCGGGTAGGCGAGGACCGCCTGGGTGTGATCACCATGAACGCGGCCAATCTATGCCACGGGAAGCTCGCCGCCATCCTCGGCCACGAATGGGGCCTCGGCGTGCGTAACGGCTGCTTCTGCGCCCAGCCCTACGTGCGCGAGCTCCTCGGCATCAGCGACGCCGAAATGCACAGCATCGTCGCACGCCTCACCGCCGGCGACCACGCCACCGTGCCCGGCATGGTGCGCTTCAGCTTCGGCGTCTACAACACCGCCGACGAGGTAGACTACGCGGTCGAGGCCCTGCGCGCCGTGCTCGCCGACGGCCCCAAGGCCCGCTACGTGCTCGACCCGCAGCACATGGAATACGTGCCCGAGACGCCCAGCGTCAGCATCCGCGACGTCATGCCCATCTGA